In the Paenibacillus sp. FSL H7-0357 genome, one interval contains:
- a CDS encoding helix-turn-helix domain-containing protein, whose protein sequence is MLRFKLKYLLNNKQTRLILMLTFSVSLLITLIGLFSYREYRNALDTELNTPNVELLQINMDVTNRAFRESDNKAVDLAFHPAVLKYMDADPADNALAAAEPQNFLKTLATEPDVHAISVIKFGDHSVVSSNYGYRALWEEAPEHAWNSWIDEMKQKPLLIKRRVYTGTDARLTGTELLSLARPIVRNGDVTGAVLIDLDYDMLFSKMYTHLSSYQFVYNLEGELIYPKLNLPFPLADMNNVLSDIDVSPFAHVKLQGKAYMANQTFSNVTGWRLISLVPMEQLLKNVKTARNMMLMLSLISIAVGCSAIYYYSFAAFRPLKRINKLLMPDQKLAGHGNLYDLEPVIGKLVGDFQSKSLVAEWSLPELRSKFVSDLITRSIGTQETLTKWEHYFGGWKEGPFVILTISVDRHSKWTSAYVEEDQLLLKYAMNNIVFEFFGPAWRTVTATPRKDSLVVLLQPKDDNSGHLREDAGKLIAILSDVLKVSVSIGIGEPVSAISQVARSYSESELALSYRLYEGYGHVREFSAKESKYEEGGAAADDAWRLEVLHALKSFDAATALQWVRKWSADTRKKAVQPQKVVRVVDDLIGEILNMATSGGHPLPAELADYTWHQVMTMDLSDIEEMLCSIVIHMSGVLEVHRQSKEYLMVQELIRYMESHLQDNIGLQDIAAHVKMGVSSVSTIFKEETGTTLYDYLTNLRIDKACELLQGSSLKIAEIALRVGYQNENSFIRAFRKIKSVTPGKFRESSKYPNEYADRPKPRHSGVSDDSE, encoded by the coding sequence ATGCTGCGATTTAAATTAAAATACTTGCTGAACAATAAGCAGACCCGGCTGATTCTGATGCTGACATTCAGTGTATCTCTATTAATTACTCTAATTGGCCTGTTCTCCTATAGAGAGTACAGGAATGCGCTGGATACTGAGCTGAACACGCCAAATGTAGAGCTGCTGCAAATTAACATGGATGTGACTAACCGGGCATTCCGGGAATCTGATAATAAAGCGGTCGATCTGGCCTTTCACCCGGCCGTCCTTAAATATATGGATGCCGATCCGGCGGATAATGCGCTGGCGGCTGCAGAGCCGCAGAATTTCCTGAAGACGCTCGCTACGGAGCCGGATGTCCATGCCATCAGTGTAATCAAGTTCGGGGATCATTCCGTCGTCTCCAGCAATTACGGGTATAGAGCTCTCTGGGAAGAAGCACCGGAGCATGCCTGGAACTCATGGATTGATGAAATGAAACAGAAGCCGCTGCTGATTAAAAGAAGAGTATATACCGGCACGGATGCCCGGCTGACCGGCACGGAGCTGCTCTCGCTGGCCCGGCCGATTGTCCGGAACGGGGACGTCACAGGCGCGGTATTGATCGATCTGGACTATGACATGCTGTTCTCCAAAATGTACACCCATTTATCCAGCTATCAATTTGTATATAACCTGGAGGGAGAGCTGATTTACCCAAAGCTCAATCTGCCTTTCCCTCTGGCGGACATGAATAATGTGCTGTCGGACATTGATGTAAGTCCGTTTGCCCATGTGAAGCTTCAAGGCAAGGCCTATATGGCGAACCAGACGTTCTCGAATGTCACCGGCTGGCGGCTGATTTCCCTCGTTCCGATGGAGCAGCTGCTGAAGAATGTGAAGACGGCACGCAATATGATGCTGATGCTCTCGCTGATTTCGATCGCTGTTGGCTGCTCCGCTATTTATTATTACAGCTTTGCCGCATTCCGGCCGCTGAAGCGGATCAATAAACTCCTGATGCCCGACCAGAAGCTGGCCGGTCATGGAAATCTTTATGATTTGGAGCCGGTCATCGGCAAATTGGTCGGTGATTTTCAGAGCAAGTCGCTGGTGGCCGAATGGAGCCTGCCGGAGCTAAGGTCCAAATTTGTTAGCGATCTGATTACCCGGAGCATCGGGACGCAGGAGACGTTGACGAAATGGGAGCACTACTTTGGAGGCTGGAAGGAAGGGCCCTTCGTAATTCTGACGATCTCTGTAGACCGCCATTCTAAGTGGACCTCCGCATATGTGGAAGAGGATCAGCTGCTGCTTAAATATGCGATGAACAACATTGTATTTGAGTTCTTCGGGCCTGCCTGGCGGACGGTTACGGCCACTCCCCGGAAGGACAGCCTCGTGGTGCTGCTGCAGCCCAAAGATGATAACAGCGGCCATCTGCGCGAGGATGCCGGTAAGCTGATTGCCATTCTGTCCGACGTCTTAAAAGTATCGGTATCCATAGGCATCGGCGAACCGGTCTCCGCGATTTCACAGGTAGCCCGGTCCTACTCGGAGTCCGAGCTGGCTTTATCTTATCGTCTATATGAAGGCTACGGTCATGTCCGTGAGTTTTCGGCGAAGGAGAGCAAATATGAGGAAGGCGGCGCAGCGGCGGATGATGCCTGGCGGCTGGAAGTGCTGCATGCGCTGAAGTCTTTTGATGCAGCGACTGCCCTGCAATGGGTCCGCAAGTGGTCGGCTGATACCCGCAAGAAAGCCGTGCAGCCGCAAAAAGTTGTTCGTGTTGTAGATGATTTAATAGGAGAAATTCTAAATATGGCGACTTCCGGGGGTCATCCGCTGCCAGCCGAGCTGGCGGATTATACGTGGCATCAAGTGATGACGATGGATTTGTCCGATATTGAGGAGATGCTCTGTAGTATTGTTATTCATATGTCAGGTGTACTTGAAGTGCACAGACAGTCCAAAGAATATCTGATGGTACAGGAACTGATCCGGTACATGGAATCTCATTTGCAGGATAACATCGGACTGCAGGATATCGCTGCCCATGTCAAAATGGGCGTTTCCTCCGTAAGCACCATCTTCAAGGAAGAGACGGGTACGACACTATATGATTATTTGACCAACCTGAGAATAGATAAAGCCTGTGAATTGCTGCAAGGCAGCAGCCTAAAGATTGCCGAAATTGCTCTTCGGGTCGGATACCAGAATGAGAACAGCTTCATCCGTGCTTTCCGGAAGATCAAATCGGTTACACCGGGCAAGTTCCGTGAGAGCAGCAAATATCCCAATGAATATGCAGATCGGCCAAAACCGCGCCATTCCGGCGTTTCTGACGATTCAGAATAA
- a CDS encoding tripartite tricarboxylate transporter substrate binding protein, whose translation MITSDNSRENVSGDFPVKPITLIVPYAAGGGTDTTARALAKATEKVLGQPIIVLNRTGGGGSVGLMEGANAKGDGYTVTFLPAELTILPHLGLLPITYEKFKPIAQTNFDPSAITVRAEAPWQTVNEFLDFAKAHPGELKMGNAGTGSIWHLAAVTLERETGVKFAHIPFEGGGPAVSALMDGFVDAVPVSPAEVKKYVDEGKLRTLAVNADKRSEAMPGVPTLEEETGIHVNFTGTWRGLAVPKDTPDAIAELLAGAFIKGTEDRDFREYMKINGLGLLVTDGKAFSKQLKESDDLFSGMIPQLGLSRK comes from the coding sequence ATGATAACCAGCGATAACAGCCGGGAGAACGTAAGCGGTGATTTTCCGGTGAAACCGATTACCTTAATCGTGCCTTATGCAGCGGGCGGAGGGACGGATACCACAGCAAGAGCTTTAGCTAAAGCAACAGAGAAGGTACTGGGCCAGCCGATTATCGTGCTCAACCGGACAGGCGGCGGAGGTTCCGTCGGACTCATGGAGGGCGCCAATGCCAAGGGCGATGGGTATACGGTCACCTTTCTTCCTGCCGAGCTCACCATCCTGCCGCATCTGGGATTGCTTCCGATTACCTATGAGAAGTTCAAACCGATCGCCCAAACGAATTTTGATCCTTCCGCCATAACCGTAAGAGCCGAAGCGCCGTGGCAAACCGTAAATGAGTTTCTCGACTTTGCGAAAGCGCATCCAGGTGAATTGAAAATGGGGAACGCAGGAACGGGGAGTATTTGGCATTTGGCTGCCGTAACATTGGAGCGGGAAACCGGTGTGAAGTTTGCACATATTCCTTTTGAAGGGGGAGGCCCTGCCGTCTCCGCCTTGATGGACGGTTTTGTCGATGCAGTGCCTGTAAGCCCTGCCGAAGTGAAAAAGTATGTGGATGAAGGGAAGCTGCGGACGCTGGCGGTCAACGCCGACAAGCGCTCGGAGGCAATGCCTGGCGTACCCACGCTGGAGGAAGAGACGGGGATACATGTCAATTTCACAGGTACATGGAGGGGACTAGCTGTACCGAAGGATACGCCGGACGCTATTGCCGAGCTGCTGGCCGGGGCCTTTATCAAAGGGACAGAGGACAGGGACTTCCGCGAGTATATGAAAATCAACGGATTAGGGCTGCTGGTCACAGACGGCAAGGCGTTCTCCAAGCAATTGAAGGAAAGCGACGATTTATTCTCCGGGATGATCCCGCAGCTAGGGCTAAGCCGTAAGTAA
- the kdgT gene encoding 2-keto-3-deoxygluconate transporter: protein MKIKKALDKIPGGMMLVPLFLGAIIHTAFPNAGEYFGGFTKGLMTGTVPILAVWFFCMGAAIDVRATGSVLRKSGTLVLTKIAVAWVIALIAIQFLPEGGIQNGFFAGLSVLAIISAMDMTNGGLYASIMQQYGTKEESGAFVLMSLESGPLVTMLILGSTGVAVFEPHVFVGAVLPFLIGFVLGNLDHDLRTYFGKATQTLIPFFGFALGSSIDLGVIVDTGLLGILLGIVVIIITGIPLILADKFIGGGNGTAGLAASSTAGAAVANPMLVANMKPEFLPAAESATALVAASVIVTSILVPIITAYYSDYMRKKNPPAADGPVDLKTQKAAI from the coding sequence ATGAAAATTAAAAAAGCGCTGGACAAAATTCCCGGCGGTATGATGCTGGTACCGTTGTTCCTCGGGGCGATCATTCACACCGCTTTCCCGAATGCGGGCGAATATTTTGGCGGCTTCACCAAAGGGCTGATGACGGGGACTGTACCGATTCTGGCGGTTTGGTTCTTCTGTATGGGGGCGGCTATAGATGTACGCGCTACAGGAAGTGTGCTGCGGAAATCAGGTACATTGGTACTGACCAAAATTGCCGTGGCCTGGGTAATAGCCCTGATCGCGATCCAGTTTCTGCCGGAGGGCGGCATTCAAAACGGCTTCTTCGCCGGATTGTCGGTGCTGGCTATTATCTCTGCGATGGATATGACCAACGGTGGACTGTACGCCTCCATTATGCAGCAATATGGCACCAAAGAAGAATCCGGCGCATTCGTGCTGATGTCACTGGAATCCGGCCCGCTGGTAACGATGCTTATCTTGGGCAGCACCGGGGTAGCTGTATTTGAACCGCATGTCTTTGTGGGTGCTGTGCTTCCTTTTCTGATCGGTTTTGTTCTGGGCAACCTGGATCATGATCTCCGTACCTACTTTGGCAAAGCGACACAAACACTTATTCCGTTCTTCGGTTTCGCACTGGGCAGCTCCATCGACCTCGGTGTCATCGTAGATACCGGACTGCTTGGCATTCTGCTGGGTATCGTAGTCATCATTATTACAGGGATTCCGCTGATTCTGGCCGATAAGTTTATCGGCGGCGGCAACGGCACTGCCGGACTTGCGGCCTCCAGCACCGCCGGGGCAGCCGTAGCCAACCCTATGCTTGTGGCCAATATGAAGCCTGAATTCCTGCCGGCTGCAGAATCAGCCACGGCACTTGTTGCGGCTTCCGTCATTGTCACCTCTATTCTCGTTCCGATCATTACCGCATACTATTCCGACTATATGCGGAAAAAGAATCCCCCGGCTGCCGATGGCCCCGTGGATCTGAAAACTCAGAAAGCTGCAATCTAA
- a CDS encoding IS110 family transposase: MGKSLHIQGLKGTKFSQQLRGVNLEQVLIVAIDAAKLHQKALICNYFGDILAKPFFFSVNQSGMQTLYHAIEQAVASTGAVRLFLGIEATGHYYEDIVREMAKQGYLVQILNAYTTFEERASALNWCKTDDLDLVAIAHALKSNKATEFRLAEGLQRQLHVLTRARRSEIRKRSTLRMEIRTLMDIVWREFQGYADHQNGRARKIKVFSNFWGKASLFFMEHYPHPAAICKLGETGLRRLSIQHNLKLRVAAIRKLLLVAAESLSSDEQTLRPELLLLRMKLQDLRAFDAKIDTLEQEIEALLLQTDGRVLLTVPGLGVSTAAELYAEIGDVSHYTHAGQLIKKAGTNPVVKQTGGSAGSYGKISKQGNSHLRYVAYLAGRSLCLHNPDLKPFYERLKSRGKHPRSIFVAMGNKMLKIAFAMLRDKKPFLSTKPSCPFAKEINKKLRFSCFITLDVA; this comes from the coding sequence ATGGGGAAATCCCTACACATTCAAGGCTTAAAGGGAACCAAGTTCAGTCAACAACTACGGGGTGTTAACCTGGAGCAGGTCCTCATCGTTGCTATCGATGCGGCCAAACTCCACCAAAAAGCCCTGATCTGCAATTATTTCGGCGACATCCTTGCAAAACCCTTTTTCTTTTCCGTCAATCAATCCGGCATGCAGACTCTATACCATGCCATCGAACAAGCGGTGGCCTCCACTGGGGCCGTACGCCTGTTTTTAGGAATTGAAGCTACTGGCCATTACTATGAAGATATCGTTAGAGAAATGGCCAAGCAAGGCTACCTCGTCCAGATTCTCAACGCGTATACGACTTTCGAAGAGCGGGCAAGTGCGCTGAACTGGTGTAAAACCGATGACCTCGATCTAGTCGCTATCGCTCATGCGCTGAAGAGCAATAAAGCCACCGAGTTTCGTTTGGCCGAGGGCCTTCAACGGCAGTTGCATGTTCTCACCCGGGCCAGACGCTCGGAGATCCGCAAACGCTCCACTCTGCGGATGGAAATCCGAACACTCATGGACATCGTTTGGCGCGAATTTCAGGGCTATGCCGACCATCAGAATGGGCGGGCTCGGAAAATCAAGGTGTTTAGCAACTTTTGGGGAAAGGCCTCCCTTTTCTTCATGGAGCACTATCCACATCCTGCTGCGATTTGTAAGCTGGGGGAAACGGGACTCCGGAGGTTGTCCATCCAGCATAACCTGAAGCTTCGAGTCGCTGCGATTCGCAAGCTCCTTCTGGTGGCTGCGGAGTCGCTCTCATCTGACGAACAAACGCTTCGTCCCGAACTCCTTCTGCTGCGAATGAAGCTGCAGGATCTTCGCGCCTTTGACGCTAAGATCGATACGCTTGAGCAGGAGATCGAAGCCCTTTTGCTTCAGACCGACGGGCGGGTTTTACTTACCGTTCCAGGCCTTGGCGTTTCCACTGCAGCCGAGCTCTACGCTGAGATTGGCGATGTGTCCCATTACACTCATGCCGGACAGTTGATTAAGAAAGCAGGAACGAATCCCGTCGTTAAGCAAACGGGCGGAAGTGCCGGATCTTATGGAAAAATTTCCAAGCAAGGGAACTCTCATTTGCGCTATGTTGCCTACTTAGCCGGTCGAAGCCTCTGCCTGCATAACCCGGATCTCAAACCGTTTTACGAGCGGTTAAAGAGCCGCGGGAAGCATCCTCGCTCCATTTTTGTAGCTATGGGGAATAAGATGCTGAAAATTGCATTTGCGATGCTACGTGACAAGAAGCCCTTTCTCTCCACCAAGCCCTCTTGTCCGTTTGCCAAGGAGATCAATAAGAAGCTCCGTTTTAGCTGTTTCATTACGCTGGATGTTGCCTGA
- a CDS encoding bifunctional transcriptional activator/DNA repair enzyme AdaA produces MDQALFEQVYDSVVKRESTYDGVYYTAVLTTHIVCRPSCRARTPKAGNVVFYGSLQEATRAGFRPCKRCRPEEGGRLRPDAVLAAQADAVMAERYGEKLTLQSLAEQLKVSPFHLQRTYKRVTGQSPAARLDQLRLEKACGLLADTGLAIAEVGKAVSFQGPSHFAAWFARKTGLAPTEYRTELKGGIQHDPDTQDH; encoded by the coding sequence TTGGATCAGGCATTATTCGAACAGGTCTATGATTCGGTAGTCAAGCGGGAATCAACCTATGACGGGGTTTATTATACAGCGGTGTTGACTACACATATTGTCTGCCGCCCTTCCTGCCGGGCAAGAACGCCGAAGGCGGGAAATGTGGTTTTTTACGGTTCTTTGCAGGAGGCGACGAGAGCAGGTTTCCGCCCCTGCAAAAGATGCCGCCCCGAGGAAGGCGGCAGGCTAAGACCCGACGCGGTGCTTGCCGCACAGGCAGATGCCGTTATGGCAGAACGTTATGGAGAGAAGCTGACGCTGCAGTCACTGGCTGAACAGCTGAAAGTCAGCCCGTTTCACCTGCAAAGAACCTATAAGCGGGTAACCGGCCAGTCTCCTGCCGCGAGGCTGGACCAGCTGCGGCTGGAGAAAGCATGCGGACTGCTCGCGGACACCGGGCTCGCCATTGCTGAGGTTGGCAAGGCGGTCAGCTTTCAGGGACCGTCCCATTTTGCCGCATGGTTTGCGCGGAAGACCGGCCTTGCGCCAACAGAATACCGTACAGAGCTCAAAGGAGGAATCCAGCATGACCCAGACACTCAAGACCATTGA
- a CDS encoding methylated-DNA--[protein]-cysteine S-methyltransferase, with protein sequence MTQTLKTIEIFHHTLNVRNRDWTLWASKKGLIRISYQEDQGVLPASWLKTYAPSHQFSEDAGIFDQFGATQLLESYFNGEPVSFSSIPLDLWGTPFQQEVWMGLAGIPHGAIVTYKELAVSIGRPQAVRAVGAANGQNPLPVVLPCHRVIGTNGTLTGYRGGLKLKQELLKLEGITNVGAAGHERFAF encoded by the coding sequence ATGACCCAGACACTCAAGACCATTGAGATTTTCCATCATACCCTCAACGTCCGGAATAGAGACTGGACTTTGTGGGCCAGCAAGAAGGGCCTAATCCGCATATCTTATCAGGAGGATCAAGGCGTGCTTCCGGCATCGTGGCTGAAAACCTATGCACCGTCACATCAGTTCAGCGAGGACGCTGGCATCTTCGATCAATTCGGGGCCACGCAGCTTCTGGAGAGTTATTTTAACGGAGAGCCTGTAAGCTTCAGCAGTATCCCTTTGGATCTCTGGGGCACCCCGTTTCAGCAGGAGGTCTGGATGGGGCTGGCCGGTATTCCGCATGGTGCAATAGTGACCTACAAGGAGCTTGCCGTAAGCATCGGAAGACCGCAGGCAGTCCGCGCGGTGGGTGCGGCTAACGGACAAAATCCGCTGCCGGTCGTGCTGCCCTGCCACCGGGTCATCGGCACGAACGGCACACTAACCGGATACCGGGGCGGCCTCAAGCTGAAGCAGGAGCTGCTGAAATTGGAAGGCATTACGAATGTGGGGGCGGCGGGACATGAACGATTTGCTTTTTGA
- a CDS encoding DNA-3-methyladenine glycosylase family protein, translating into MNDLLFELPLPEFFDLSACLEYMNRSPLECLFRSDGEGVTRLFMLEGTPSLVRLTVAAGTPRLQATLLTGAFPGPKPLAELAQYIVEWFDLDRDLAPFYRLADADPLLQKLAASERGLRIIGIPDLFEALCWAILGQQVNLAFAYRLKQQLTAEYGKSLEYEGHTYYHFPGPETFLQVSMEELCSLQLTRSKARTLLDVAALISGGELSREELLALPSPEAAEQRLLKIRGIGPWTSQYVRMRCLRDTTAFPVGDVGLQNAVKFLTGMDRKPTPAELLALSVPWHGWEAYATFYLWRALY; encoded by the coding sequence ATGAACGATTTGCTTTTTGAGCTGCCGCTGCCGGAGTTTTTTGACTTGTCCGCATGTCTGGAATACATGAACCGTTCGCCGCTGGAATGCCTGTTCCGTTCCGATGGGGAAGGGGTTACCCGGCTGTTCATGCTGGAAGGAACGCCGTCGCTGGTCAGGCTGACGGTTGCAGCCGGTACGCCGCGTCTACAAGCCACGCTGCTGACCGGTGCTTTTCCCGGCCCGAAACCTCTGGCGGAACTGGCACAGTATATCGTGGAATGGTTCGATCTGGACCGCGATCTTGCACCGTTCTACCGGCTGGCTGACGCAGACCCGCTCTTGCAGAAGCTCGCGGCGAGTGAACGGGGCTTGCGGATCATCGGCATTCCCGATCTGTTCGAGGCTTTATGCTGGGCTATTCTCGGCCAGCAGGTCAATCTGGCTTTTGCCTACAGGCTGAAGCAGCAACTCACCGCTGAATACGGGAAGTCGCTGGAATATGAAGGGCATACTTATTATCATTTTCCGGGGCCTGAGACGTTTCTACAGGTCTCGATGGAAGAACTCTGTAGTCTGCAGCTGACCCGCAGCAAAGCGCGGACCCTATTGGATGTGGCTGCACTGATCTCCGGTGGTGAATTGAGCCGGGAGGAGCTGCTGGCCCTGCCGTCCCCTGAAGCCGCCGAGCAGCGGCTGCTGAAGATCCGGGGAATCGGTCCGTGGACCTCGCAGTATGTGCGGATGCGCTGCCTGCGCGACACCACTGCCTTCCCCGTAGGAGATGTCGGCCTGCAGAATGCGGTGAAGTTCCTCACCGGCATGGATAGAAAGCCGACCCCGGCGGAACTGCTGGCACTGTCGGTACCCTGGCACGGCTGGGAAGCCTATGCCACATTTTATTTGTGGCGTGCGCTGTATTGA
- a CDS encoding putative holin-like toxin → MPVEVYQALTLMISFATLVVLILSFNKKK, encoded by the coding sequence ATGCCTGTGGAGGTATACCAAGCACTGACGCTGATGATTTCATTTGCGACACTGGTTGTGTTGATTTTATCCTTCAACAAAAAGAAGTAG
- a CDS encoding L,D-transpeptidase gives MGYHIRVNLNANRTKLGSLKMYNDSGALVFGPVQALGRSEYGYSWSQTDGHTPTGVYSAAISKEPMPQTVKNKRSYGPSKYIIMDPVSGNALIAEQNGRSGLWIHGGDPADTGAPSYPLRPTHGCVRLSNEDQHSLIYVLSTLGGGTGKVTIAEV, from the coding sequence ATGGGATACCACATTCGGGTTAACTTGAATGCAAACCGGACAAAACTGGGTTCATTGAAAATGTATAATGATAGCGGGGCTTTAGTATTTGGTCCTGTACAAGCACTTGGCCGCTCAGAATACGGTTATTCTTGGTCTCAGACTGACGGACATACACCAACCGGGGTATATTCAGCAGCAATATCGAAAGAGCCAATGCCCCAAACGGTTAAAAATAAACGTTCTTATGGCCCGTCGAAATATATCATAATGGACCCTGTTAGTGGCAATGCGTTAATTGCAGAACAAAATGGCCGCTCAGGTCTATGGATTCATGGTGGAGATCCAGCAGATACAGGTGCCCCTTCTTATCCACTACGTCCAACACATGGTTGCGTAAGACTTTCGAATGAGGACCAACACAGCTTGATTTATGTTCTATCCACATTAGGTGGCGGTACTGGAAAGGTAACTATCGCCGAAGTTTAA
- a CDS encoding VOC family protein, protein MSIQLNPFILLDGTAEEAIAFYQESLGAKLQFKQTVGQGPQNPDSPLSDKEKARIAHSVLSVGDTDIFVADLDIGQVLQTGNGINICLSTEDAGEAERLYNTLKEGGQVDVELGPVYFSPAYGMITDKFGVTFQIFTKRPR, encoded by the coding sequence ATGAGTATCCAATTAAATCCTTTTATCCTGCTTGACGGAACGGCAGAGGAAGCCATTGCTTTTTATCAGGAGAGTCTGGGAGCAAAACTTCAGTTTAAGCAAACCGTAGGCCAAGGTCCGCAGAATCCGGATTCACCATTGTCGGACAAAGAAAAAGCGCGTATCGCCCATTCTGTCCTGAGTGTGGGAGACACGGATATTTTTGTAGCCGATCTTGACATCGGACAGGTACTGCAAACAGGCAACGGCATCAACATCTGCCTTTCGACGGAGGACGCCGGGGAAGCGGAACGGTTATACAACACCCTTAAGGAAGGCGGGCAGGTTGACGTTGAACTCGGTCCGGTCTATTTCAGCCCAGCCTACGGCATGATCACCGACAAGTTCGGTGTGACCTTTCAAATCTTCACCAAGCGGCCACGGTAA
- a CDS encoding helix-turn-helix transcriptional regulator, with protein sequence MSKSKRLLDLMMTVNRRRKFTVRELADEFGVSTRTILRDLQELGELGVPLYSEVGPHGGYQVLNERILPPIAFTEAEAVAIFFASHALRHYQYLPFKEESLSALHKFYNYMSGDVRDRIDEMKNRIDFVTPSRQAEFPYLSILLEAATDQKVLRIDYESKGQQSCRAIQPVGIYASSGLWYCPAYCFVRGDIRVFRCDRIHSADYDHSGLAPLDLRHIHLGNKEIYSAMEQVPEEERVKLHVELGKAGVQSCEAELWSASLLHRREDGTGWLEGKVSGSDLRFFARFVMGLGNGATVHEPPELVEELKGMLAEILEKYS encoded by the coding sequence ATGTCCAAATCGAAAAGGCTGCTGGACCTGATGATGACCGTCAACCGCAGGCGGAAATTTACCGTCAGGGAGCTGGCCGACGAATTCGGGGTCTCTACACGGACAATTCTCAGGGATTTACAGGAGCTTGGCGAGCTTGGGGTTCCGCTGTATTCCGAAGTAGGCCCCCATGGAGGTTATCAGGTGCTGAACGAACGGATTCTTCCGCCGATTGCTTTTACGGAAGCGGAGGCGGTGGCGATTTTTTTTGCCAGCCATGCCTTGCGCCACTATCAGTATCTGCCCTTTAAAGAAGAGTCCCTATCAGCATTGCACAAATTTTATAATTATATGTCGGGTGATGTCCGCGACCGGATTGATGAGATGAAGAACCGGATTGATTTCGTGACTCCGTCAAGGCAGGCAGAGTTTCCTTATTTGTCGATCCTGCTGGAGGCGGCTACCGATCAGAAAGTACTACGGATCGACTATGAATCCAAAGGGCAGCAGTCGTGCAGAGCAATACAGCCTGTCGGCATTTATGCCAGCAGCGGCTTATGGTACTGCCCGGCTTATTGTTTTGTGCGCGGGGATATCCGCGTGTTCCGCTGCGACCGGATCCATTCGGCGGACTATGACCATTCGGGGCTGGCGCCCCTAGATTTGCGGCATATCCATCTGGGAAATAAGGAGATTTACAGCGCCATGGAGCAGGTGCCTGAAGAGGAACGGGTCAAACTTCACGTAGAGCTTGGGAAAGCGGGGGTCCAGAGCTGTGAGGCCGAGCTGTGGTCGGCATCCCTGCTGCATAGGCGTGAAGACGGGACCGGATGGCTGGAAGGCAAGGTATCTGGAAGCGATCTTCGCTTTTTTGCCAGATTTGTTATGGGGCTCGGAAACGGGGCGACGGTCCACGAACCGCCGGAGCTGGTGGAGGAACTAAAGGGTATGCTTGCCGAAATACTGGAGAAATACAGCTGA